Proteins encoded by one window of Rubinisphaera margarita:
- the lspA gene encoding signal peptidase II, translating to MRVTLFVIASLLVDQLSKIWAQKTLIGRPAESFFADTFRLVYAENMGTFLGLGANAPLMVRFTLTVIVNAILLGGIVTVLLRKKNLKTGERWGLAIVLAGGLGNMIDRLFRQGIVIDFMNLGVGPVRTGIFNIADVLITWGVVQLAICWWSGTARETPASEQHTDNKKNVIPVKLSALLLVLSIGGGAHAQADTVVYRSGSLGGRIALNGQILDFNQRQMSFRVKSPDTIKEIPTEDVVAYLADRKEPHQKALEALRDGSFAEADRLLGDALAAEPRMWMQREILASQIEVAVNRGEWLQARLRYDNLLKRDTESRSLDLIPLHWHDEQLTASERSWALETLAAEESIDRLTTSLWLRNSYDRLIACSWLLVSPDQGSKAEKMIRELLYSPVPEIRSLARCQLWRRELLERDLVDGDLERWERQLIDLSESYRSGPMFVLGRGYERIVQKELASARYLWLTMIDARNVPLTRTATLRTADLLESLGQLERAEQLRQEAASRFPVVVE from the coding sequence ATGAGAGTGACTCTGTTTGTCATCGCCAGTCTGCTGGTCGACCAGCTTTCCAAAATCTGGGCACAGAAAACCCTGATCGGCCGTCCTGCGGAATCATTCTTTGCAGATACATTTCGTCTTGTCTACGCCGAGAACATGGGCACATTTCTCGGGCTCGGGGCAAATGCTCCGCTCATGGTCCGATTTACGCTGACCGTAATCGTCAACGCCATATTGCTGGGCGGGATTGTGACTGTCCTGTTACGGAAGAAGAACCTCAAAACCGGCGAACGCTGGGGGCTGGCCATCGTACTCGCCGGAGGGCTGGGGAATATGATCGACCGATTGTTTCGTCAGGGGATTGTGATCGACTTTATGAACCTCGGGGTCGGTCCGGTTCGCACAGGGATCTTCAACATTGCCGATGTGTTGATTACCTGGGGCGTTGTGCAGCTCGCGATCTGCTGGTGGTCCGGCACGGCTCGAGAGACTCCCGCTTCCGAGCAACACACGGACAATAAGAAGAACGTGATTCCGGTGAAGCTTTCCGCTCTGCTGCTCGTCCTGTCGATTGGGGGTGGCGCACATGCCCAGGCTGACACCGTCGTCTATCGGTCGGGCTCGCTGGGAGGACGGATCGCCCTGAATGGGCAGATTCTCGACTTCAACCAGCGACAAATGTCCTTCCGTGTGAAGTCGCCCGACACGATCAAGGAAATTCCCACCGAGGATGTCGTCGCTTATCTCGCCGATCGGAAAGAGCCCCATCAGAAAGCCCTGGAAGCTCTCCGAGACGGAAGCTTTGCCGAGGCCGATCGTCTGCTGGGCGATGCGCTGGCTGCGGAGCCGCGAATGTGGATGCAGCGGGAAATCCTGGCCAGTCAGATTGAAGTCGCCGTGAATCGAGGCGAATGGCTTCAGGCCCGTTTGAGATACGACAATTTGCTGAAACGCGATACGGAATCCCGAAGTCTCGATCTGATTCCCCTGCACTGGCACGATGAGCAGCTCACAGCCTCGGAGCGATCCTGGGCTCTGGAAACCCTGGCGGCCGAGGAATCGATTGATCGACTGACCACGTCGCTCTGGCTGCGGAATTCGTATGATCGCCTGATCGCCTGCAGCTGGCTGCTCGTGTCGCCAGATCAGGGATCGAAGGCTGAAAAGATGATCCGGGAGCTGCTATACAGTCCAGTCCCTGAGATTCGCAGTCTGGCCCGTTGTCAGCTCTGGCGGCGGGAGCTTCTGGAACGGGATCTGGTCGATGGCGATCTGGAACGCTGGGAGCGGCAACTTATCGATCTGTCGGAGTCGTACCGCAGCGGTCCGATGTTCGTGCTCGGCCGAGGCTATGAGCGAATTGTGCAGAAGGAACTGGCGTCTGCCCGATATCTGTGGTTGACGATGATTGATGCGCGAAACGTCCCACTAACCCGGACGGCCACACTCCGCACCGCTGATCTGTTGGAATCGCTGGGGCAACTGGAACGAGCCGAGCAGTTGCGGCAGGAAGCCGCTTCCCGATTCCCGGTCGTTGTCGAGTAA
- a CDS encoding ArnT family glycosyltransferase, with product MTNVFRHQLILLLTCGCVFFFNLGGARLFDEDEPKNAECGREMHERGDWIVPTYNYELRTDKPIMLYWLMLTSFEVFDVSEFSARLPSAIMATGTVLLVYHIGRMMFGHAVGLWGGLILASGLMFVTSSRISTPDATLISFITLSIFLFVRSQVRTEKGWATPDETQGPRAFMPQRYWGFLALYAVMGLAVLTKGPVGFLLPCAVIGLYLMCRAGAPYLPVGLDWRKPFDLADELLHYLVSFFAPSRFFPALWAMRPLTLVAVLALVALPWYITVGIVTDGAWLEGFLGGHNVGRFSSAMEGHSGPIFYYVVAIMAGFFPWSVFLPITLYLAVMKRWKWPQDHQGLLFLLCWAGVYVVFFSIAQTKLPNYVLPAYPPLALLTAWMLVRWQEGEIELPEWAYVWGARSLMIAGAVLIVAFPIVAWLLLPGYWAVGLVGVLPILAGLWMIRHDPSDDRTPVLNGLGICAVGLVLAAFSGAAPWISQAQDSSLLGLAVNEKTDRAVPMATYRYFAPNLPFYAQRPVLRYHSVEEIQSFWETNPEGVLCIQKADLAELHDVLPKSTVVLDEADRFLRPGSVLLLAKNGDRFRTAAAPVRSLESVIR from the coding sequence ATGACGAACGTTTTTCGCCACCAGCTGATTCTGCTGCTGACGTGCGGCTGCGTGTTCTTCTTCAATCTGGGCGGAGCCCGACTCTTCGATGAAGACGAACCGAAGAACGCGGAATGCGGTCGCGAAATGCATGAACGGGGCGACTGGATCGTTCCGACTTACAATTACGAGCTGCGGACGGACAAGCCGATCATGCTCTACTGGCTGATGTTGACCTCATTTGAGGTGTTTGACGTCAGCGAATTCTCGGCTCGTTTGCCGTCGGCAATCATGGCGACCGGCACCGTGCTGCTGGTGTATCACATCGGTCGGATGATGTTTGGTCATGCCGTGGGACTCTGGGGCGGACTGATCCTGGCGTCCGGATTGATGTTTGTGACGAGCAGCCGGATTTCGACGCCCGATGCCACGCTCATCTCGTTCATCACGCTGTCGATCTTCCTGTTTGTCCGCTCGCAGGTTCGGACAGAAAAGGGTTGGGCGACTCCCGATGAAACGCAGGGGCCTCGTGCGTTCATGCCACAGCGGTATTGGGGCTTTCTGGCCCTTTATGCGGTGATGGGGCTGGCGGTTCTCACCAAAGGACCTGTCGGATTTTTGCTCCCCTGCGCCGTAATTGGTCTGTATCTAATGTGTCGCGCAGGTGCCCCCTATCTGCCGGTGGGGCTGGACTGGCGGAAGCCGTTCGATTTGGCTGATGAACTCCTGCATTATCTGGTTTCATTCTTCGCTCCATCGCGATTCTTCCCGGCTCTGTGGGCGATGCGGCCCTTAACGCTGGTCGCCGTTCTCGCGCTGGTCGCTCTGCCATGGTACATCACTGTCGGCATCGTGACCGACGGGGCCTGGCTGGAGGGCTTTCTGGGAGGCCACAACGTTGGTCGCTTTTCTTCAGCGATGGAGGGACACAGCGGACCGATCTTCTACTATGTCGTCGCAATCATGGCTGGGTTTTTTCCCTGGTCGGTCTTTTTGCCGATCACGCTGTATCTGGCCGTTATGAAACGCTGGAAGTGGCCGCAGGATCATCAGGGGCTGCTGTTTCTGCTCTGCTGGGCCGGCGTTTATGTCGTGTTCTTCTCAATCGCTCAGACCAAACTGCCAAACTACGTTCTCCCCGCTTATCCGCCACTGGCTCTGCTGACTGCCTGGATGTTGGTTCGCTGGCAGGAAGGGGAGATCGAATTGCCGGAGTGGGCTTACGTATGGGGTGCACGTTCGCTGATGATCGCCGGAGCCGTGCTGATTGTCGCGTTCCCGATTGTGGCCTGGCTGCTGTTGCCGGGATACTGGGCCGTGGGACTTGTCGGCGTGCTGCCAATTCTGGCTGGCCTCTGGATGATTCGTCACGACCCGAGTGATGACCGCACACCCGTGCTCAACGGACTTGGCATCTGTGCGGTGGGACTCGTACTCGCAGCCTTTTCAGGCGCAGCCCCATGGATCAGTCAGGCACAGGACAGCAGTTTGCTGGGACTGGCCGTAAACGAAAAGACAGACCGAGCCGTGCCAATGGCGACGTACCGATATTTTGCACCCAATCTTCCCTTCTATGCTCAGCGACCTGTGCTTCGGTATCATTCCGTCGAGGAGATCCAGTCGTTCTGGGAGACGAATCCCGAGGGCGTTCTCTGCATTCAGAAAGCGGATCTGGCCGAACTGCACGACGTTCTGCCCAAGTCGACGGTTGTGCTCGATGAAGCGGATCGTTTTCTGCGGCCAGGTTCGGTGCTGCTTCTGGCTAAGAACGGGGATCGATTCCGCACGGCCGCTGCGCCGGTTCGCTCGCTTGAGTCCGTGATTCGCTAA
- a CDS encoding ribose-phosphate diphosphokinase yields MSYHEFTGPRAMPFQAPQGDLAVLAGSANQQLARSIASRLGISLTPAETHMFSDGNVFVRALENVRGRDCYIIQGVHHPVNDNFMELLFWIDALKRASAQNVTAVVPYFSYAKGDKKDEPRVSIRARVCADAIEQAGADRCLMMDLHSPQIQGFFHIPVDHLYGRYVLANHIGSLGIPNLVICSPDVGFAKGASAFARLLGVPVVIGNKERADHTENAEVLEIIGDVKDKNVVIVDDFTISGGTLISMAELLKDRGANEIYAAVSHAALTLAAVPKIMASPITKLFSTDTIEPLPVDACPKLHVVTVADVFAAAIRSVHDRTSVSMLFPEGPKT; encoded by the coding sequence ATGTCATATCACGAGTTCACCGGGCCCCGGGCCATGCCATTTCAGGCGCCTCAGGGGGATCTGGCCGTACTCGCCGGTTCAGCGAATCAGCAGCTGGCACGATCCATTGCTTCCCGGCTGGGGATCTCACTCACACCGGCTGAAACCCACATGTTCAGCGATGGGAATGTTTTCGTCCGTGCGCTGGAGAACGTTCGGGGGCGTGACTGCTACATCATTCAGGGGGTGCATCATCCGGTGAACGACAACTTCATGGAGTTGTTGTTCTGGATCGATGCTCTGAAACGCGCCAGTGCGCAGAATGTGACGGCTGTCGTTCCGTACTTCAGTTATGCCAAGGGAGATAAGAAGGACGAGCCACGGGTTTCGATTCGAGCCCGCGTCTGTGCCGATGCGATCGAACAGGCCGGAGCCGATCGTTGTCTCATGATGGATCTGCACAGTCCACAGATTCAGGGATTCTTCCACATCCCGGTCGACCATCTTTACGGTCGATACGTGCTGGCCAATCACATTGGCTCGCTGGGAATTCCCAATCTCGTGATCTGCAGTCCCGACGTCGGCTTCGCGAAAGGAGCTTCGGCGTTCGCCCGGTTGCTTGGTGTGCCGGTCGTCATCGGCAACAAGGAACGCGCGGACCATACGGAGAACGCGGAAGTCCTGGAAATTATCGGAGACGTCAAAGACAAAAACGTCGTCATCGTCGATGACTTCACAATCTCCGGCGGCACACTGATTTCGATGGCCGAACTGCTGAAAGATCGGGGCGCTAACGAGATCTACGCGGCTGTCTCTCACGCTGCCCTGACCCTGGCAGCCGTGCCGAAGATTATGGCCAGCCCGATCACGAAGCTGTTCTCGACCGACACGATTGAACCGCTGCCGGTTGATGCCTGCCCGAAGCTGCACGTGGTGACCGTCGCTGACGTCTTTGCCGCGGCGATCCGGTCGGTACACGATCGGACCAGTGTGAGCATGCTGTTCCCGGAAGGTCCGAAGACCTAG
- a CDS encoding superoxide dismutase translates to MAYSLPDLPYAYDALEPHIDARTMEIHHTKHHQAYINKVNDALEGHPELASKSIEELMRDLNSVPENIRTVVRNNGGGHANHSLFWTIMSPNGGGSPSGELASAIDSKFGSFDNFKTEFANAAATRFGSGWAWLCVKGSDIHIESTPNQDTPLSEGHTPVLGLDVWEHAYYLNYQNKRPDYISAFWNVVDWDAVAKRFEAAK, encoded by the coding sequence ATGGCTTACTCCCTCCCGGATCTCCCGTACGCATACGATGCCCTCGAACCGCATATCGATGCCCGCACGATGGAGATCCATCACACCAAACACCACCAGGCCTATATCAACAAAGTCAACGACGCCCTCGAAGGACATCCCGAGCTGGCATCGAAGTCGATCGAAGAACTGATGCGGGACCTGAATTCGGTTCCGGAGAACATTCGCACCGTGGTCCGTAACAACGGTGGCGGGCACGCCAACCACTCGCTGTTCTGGACCATCATGAGTCCGAACGGCGGCGGCTCGCCTTCTGGCGAACTGGCATCGGCCATCGACAGCAAGTTCGGCTCGTTCGATAACTTCAAGACTGAATTCGCCAACGCAGCCGCGACCCGCTTCGGAAGTGGCTGGGCCTGGCTCTGTGTCAAAGGCAGCGATATTCACATCGAAAGCACGCCGAATCAGGACACGCCGCTGTCCGAAGGACATACGCCGGTCCTCGGTCTCGACGTCTGGGAACATGCCTACTATCTGAACTACCAGAACAAGCGCCCGGACTACATCTCTGCATTCTGGAACGTTGTCGACTGGGATGCCGTCGCCAAGCGCTTCGAAGCTGCGAAGTAG
- a CDS encoding ExbD/TolR family protein, with product MKGGFLSGTTSAKRRSSQEADLDITPMIDVTFLLLIFFMVTSTMQSTPAIDLPVAHHGVGVSRSENVIVSVIDQDGIPLLMAGEPPAPEMTLDEITQHVRQQVDLGKSGIIVKASGTIPSGYIKQLTQRLQALGEVRFHYAVSEQNPSSPSP from the coding sequence ATGAAGGGCGGCTTTCTGAGTGGTACAACTTCCGCGAAGCGACGCTCTTCGCAGGAAGCAGACCTCGACATCACTCCCATGATCGACGTCACCTTTCTTCTGTTGATTTTCTTCATGGTCACCTCCACGATGCAGTCGACGCCGGCGATCGATTTGCCGGTTGCGCATCACGGAGTTGGCGTCAGTCGTTCCGAAAACGTGATTGTTTCCGTTATTGATCAGGACGGTATTCCTCTCCTGATGGCTGGGGAGCCCCCTGCGCCCGAGATGACCCTGGATGAGATCACTCAGCACGTGCGGCAACAGGTCGACCTGGGTAAGTCAGGTATTATCGTGAAGGCGTCGGGAACGATTCCGTCAGGATATATCAAACAACTTACGCAACGGCTGCAGGCGCTTGGCGAAGTGCGTTTTCACTATGCCGTCAGTGAACAGAATCCTTCGTCGCCATCTCCCTGA
- a CDS encoding biopolymer transporter ExbD, with protein sequence MPIRFRCEHCQQLMSITRKKAGQLTQCPKCGEETHVPELQSAKRKDPPAVFVDEEPSGIGLEPAPEPTQKRTSSPEAQAERRVVEADDNEDDEPGFVLRRIQSDLDEMDLTPMVDVTFLLLIFFMVTASFSIEKSIEVPVPDPDQQGASQTVMPLEELEDQSILVEIDAANRYFIESEVVEDPRDLPQLLAEVRTRDSKSEVIIKVDERSHHEAIVAAIDAAQEVGMQRIRWGVMPEQ encoded by the coding sequence ATGCCGATTCGTTTCCGCTGCGAACATTGTCAGCAGTTGATGAGCATCACCCGGAAAAAAGCCGGGCAGCTCACACAATGCCCGAAATGCGGCGAGGAAACCCACGTTCCGGAATTGCAGAGTGCGAAGCGCAAGGATCCGCCCGCGGTATTCGTCGATGAAGAACCGTCCGGGATTGGACTCGAACCCGCGCCGGAACCGACTCAGAAAAGGACATCGTCTCCTGAAGCACAAGCCGAGCGCCGGGTCGTTGAAGCGGATGACAATGAAGATGACGAACCTGGTTTCGTGCTTCGCAGAATTCAGAGCGATCTGGATGAGATGGACCTCACGCCGATGGTCGATGTGACGTTCCTGCTGCTCATTTTCTTCATGGTGACGGCTTCATTCTCGATCGAGAAATCGATCGAAGTGCCCGTTCCCGATCCCGATCAACAAGGAGCCTCGCAGACGGTCATGCCGCTCGAAGAGCTCGAGGATCAGTCGATCCTTGTCGAAATCGACGCCGCAAACCGTTACTTTATCGAGTCAGAAGTTGTTGAGGATCCCCGAGATTTGCCGCAGCTTCTGGCCGAAGTGAGAACACGGGATTCCAAGAGCGAAGTCATTATCAAAGTCGACGAGCGATCGCATCATGAAGCGATCGTTGCGGCAATCGACGCCGCTCAGGAAGTCGGAATGCAGCGAATCCGCTGGGGAGTCATGCCGGAACAATGA